TCTTATTTACTTCTTACTTCCTACGCTTTCTCACTTGCTCTCggtgtttcttttctattaatcTTGCCAGCGTGAAACTAAACAAAGCCAGCTTATATAAACAAAGTCCACGTGATTGATTCCTTGTTCCTTTGTTCCGTGATTTGAAGTTTAATTCCCCTTTGTGTTCTGCTTTTGTTCTGTTGTTAATTGATATTATTGCTCGTTGTTTAGTTACATGGATGTGGAAGCGATCAGTggactggagagaaaggaatggtggtggcaggATTGAGAGATTAATGAGGATAAACAAAACGAGGAATTGATGGAAGCAAGACTCATGAAAGACAAATCAAGAATATCAGTAAAGGTTAACAATTTATGATGGTGAGAGGAAGCAAATAAGGTGAAGCGTAAGTGACTTTgtatatgaagaataaggatTGTACGAAATGTTTGTAAGAAAGAACAGCGAaacttaaatgaaaaataacgaaaatggATTAGTAGTGAAATTGATATATTGAAAGATTAAACGCAAAAAGGTACACAATTAagtctttcagtactggggcacatgtttaccttgggatttgtgtccgattagaccattttattgacattaggaaagctctacggaggtcagaagattaatggccacagtcctcactattttaaccccacacacaagtttctgaagctgtataaaatcatcaaatagtaagcagaataaatatgaaaacacggcatgatactgaaagggttaataagaaagaaatacaagaaatagaataaatgaatacgaATTAAAAGTGTGAAGCAACAAAATAACATCAcgtaaataatgataagaaaaaacataTGAATAAGAAAGGAGCAAAGTAATGAGCAGGACATTTTAGGAAGGAAACTAAacgcaatgaaaaagaaaagagagacaggaagcgTGTGGCAGCGGGCGACTCCCACACTTCGGAGAATGACGTCACTAGTCTTGTCAGAGATGGTGACGTACTCCAACCATCACCCTAGcacctcccactcttcctccctccgttatctccctcacccacctccctccctcccttccctcaccccttatctctcctccttccttccattattccCCTCACcactttatttcctccctccttctccctatcTTCCTATCCTTCGTTTTTATTCCTAcagtttttcccttcctttattcatctaccatccttcagtcttttttcttcctttttattcttttttccctttatttctcttcctttttcacccttttcttcatttttattcatctcctttccttcttcctttcttccttctattccttctctcacttcccgTAATTGATCTTCCTCCtacatcttctccttcttccactaATTCATCTAGTTACTTCATCCCCTTTTACATACCCTCCCTTCGCCTCACCCTTTTctccttacttcctcttcctcatcctacttttttcctcccttctcttttaccTAATGACGTCAACCCCTCCCGTGCCGTCATAACTCCCGATGTTTGTGGCTTTAGGTAAACACCACTACCGCCCACACCACCATTCACGCCGCCCTTGCTTCCACCCACACCTCCAGTCAcgcctccatccatccactcggtccctccttccatccctcatcCACTGCCGTCCAtgatttcatcctttcctccgtcGCTTCCttatatctattcattcatttattcattcattctgccGCCAACTCATTCATATGTATGTGTATTAgttcacttatctatttatttattcatttgtttacgaATATATCTATTTACGgtgttttattcattactttatttactAGTACATTAATTATGAAGGTTATCATGTGGTGTCAGTTAATTAGCTTGAGAGGGAATGTTATCCTCGACTCTACCGCTGGGTTTAGAAATACAGCAACTTtaaaaacatatgaaaaaaaaggaaataggggTGGTAGCAAGAACCCAGCAGGTCTACCCTAGGCAATTAGTTCTTGTATGAAACACCACCTCAcccataaataataggatagaaAAGCAATCAATTTCCCTTCCTACTGAACCGTTCCTCTGTGTCACACTTcaggcagaaaagaaaggaataaatctGGACATTTTTGTGGGACGGCAAGAAAGGAAACTTCTGCATCGCACACGTGGGAGATTTATTCCAGCTTCACTGCTAAACTTTTTGGACTTGAGGAAGAagcaaacggaaaaaaaaatgttaagaaaaaaaatagaggaggaggaggaggaggaggaggaggaggaggaggaggaggaggaggaggggaaacacAAACTTATACAATGAAAGAACAAACAGTaaacattttgttgtcctttaaCTGGTCATGATAGGAATGCATCATGTACGAGAGACGCTTGAAAATGAATgcaaatgagaaggagaaagagaagcgaaAGGAACATATACAGATTATGAGTTGTAAAAGGACAGCACATCTTCATTcctacaccctcacacacacactgattctcCTTCACACACGCCCTCACACCAGTACCACACTTCTTCATTCTCTGCTGTCCCTTATAATTTTACACTCGGTCATAAAAACATCTTGGGAAGCGTTATAGCTTAATGTGGACATGATTTTGTTTACAACTcttagagggaaaaggaagaagaggaggagtaatagaCGGTGGGGAAAGAACGAGAAAGTGATGACTGTGGGAAAAGAAAGCTCTGTTTAatgttacttttttactttcctttttatacTGGTGTTGTAGATTCCTCGCATTTGGAGCGCTGTTCTGTTGTTTGGCTAGAGATTTGACACATTGACCGGAGAGTTactagatgaaggaagagaggtgacATTCGAGTAGGAtggagaagtggaaggaagaaagataatggTTGTAATAGTGTGGGGTAATAGTGTTGGTAATAGTGAGAGCGTGGGAGTGTAGAGTGTGCAGgtagggtgggagaggagggacagggttggagggaaggggaggggggttACTACATCACCAGTCCACTAAGTAAGATGTTGGTGGcgaagtgtgttttggtgttagtTGCTCCAAGGAGTGCCGGCCAGTGTAAAGTCTCGCtagttctttccttcacttaaaCTCTTTCCTCGCCTTCTCTTAAcaccattgtcaccaccacacttACACCACCATAGAGTTACACCACAACGCTTAAATTTACCTCACTGATATAACACCCTGCAATGTTTCCTGTTCCCTCGCAAGCACGGGACATTgcactctctcttccacaccaCATATATTCATTAAAGTACAGCTTGATTCCACACTAATGCACTCACCTCACATCTCTAAACTGCACGCCACACTCACCCCTGCATTACAATCAAATGACACTGCAGCATTATTACATCTggccacaccctctctctctgtctgtctgtctatgcctctctctctctctctctctctctctctctctctctctctctctctctctctctctctctctctctctctctctctctctctctctctctctctctctctctctctctcaacacacacacacacacacacacacacacacacacacacacacacacacacacacacacacacacacacacacacacacaccagcctccgtccctctctcccGCTACGGTACAGCCAGCTAGCCACTCAGGTACACATTTACTTGCAGTCCTTTCTTTAATGTGTAAATCAATGCGCGCACGccaacacatttttctttgcttgCTCATATACATTAAGGCTCGAATGTCAATATtctgtggaggagggggaggaggagaaagaggatgatgatgatgacgatgatgatgatgatgatgatgatgatgatgaggaggaggaggaggaggaggaggaggaggaggaggaggaggaggaggaggaggaggaggaggaggaggaggaggagaaggaggaggaggaggagaagaaggaggaggaggaggaagaggaaaaagaagacatctGTTACGTTCTCCTTAagtcttctattctctttctttctcgtatgTTTCCCTCCGCATTCGTCTTACCCCCCCCCCACCGAGTCATCCCGCTGTTCCGTTTCCTCAACAGCAGGAAGCGAGATAGTGCTGTGTGCCTCAAGGTCTCCCTCCTGCGGCGCCTCGCTGGCCATGAGACAGTCCCGGGCTTATTTGTGAAACGTGACTAGATATTCTACTTCATTAGGGCGAGCTTAACTTCTCTGTAACTCGAGTGAAGCGGAGTATTACAAAGGAAAGCGATAGCAAGATTCTCATTTGATCGCCACGGGTTGTTTGGTCGCATGataatgtctttttttatttgcaagTTTGTGTATTTTGATTAATCGCCGTCTGTCGCAAGCGCCGTGAGGAGTCTGGCCAGCTTGGAAACAGTCTGAGGCCGCTCCGAGGTGACTATCCCGCACCAACACTAACACGCATAATTCATCCTCAAGGGCACGAGTTAAACCTATCAGGCCAAATTCTGAGTGAGTGTTCCAGGTGAGGGACAGGTGGGGGTTGTTAATGACATGATCTTCCCACCCGCCCCTCCGCTCGCCCTTCACTCGTTCCTCAGAATTTGGCCTCGCGAAACTAACCTGTAGATGGTGTGTGTTAAGTCTTGACTGACGCTGTGGTTCGTTCCTTCACCTTCAGAGGATTCCGATTCTTCTATCATCTTCCTCGAAACTTATGGTGTTGATCCACGACTGCTGAGAAACGACGACGCTGACGAATACAGCGAAAGGGAAGCTGACCAAGGCACTTGTCCTGAAAACAACACATCTTCCATACACTCATTGACAGAGTTTAGGCTCGAACTTGATTCAGAGTCTCGGCATTCTGTGGGCAGCGACGAAGGGACCTATACAGACCACAGCTCGCAGACCGACACGTCCACCGATACATTGATCTTGGATGGTCCGCTGGCTCAGGCAGATATACCAGATCCAAGTGAATGTCCTTCAGAACTTGACGGAAATACCAAACTAGACATTAATCcaatagaaactgtaggagcaCCTGAAGAACAGTTCGCCAAAAGAGAAACAGTgactgagaaggaaaaaattcaAAGCGCCTCCACTGGATATCCAAACGACTTAAACGACTTTGACTCGTTCTTACAGAAGCAATCTGATGAGGACAGAAGCTCAGGAACTGGCTCATTTTTCTCAAACTTTGAAGAGAAACTAGAACAAGCAGAGCGACAGTTCCCAGACTTGCAGGTTGAACACCTGCTGGCTGACGAAGAAAAGTTCGAAGAAGAGAGCAATTCTATTTCCCTCTGGGTTTCTAAGAAAACAGAAGCGGCAACACCAGAAACTAGTGAGGGCGAAAAAGAGCAGGATTTTTTGCTCAAGTCACCTCAAGCCACCAAACTGGAGACCAATATGGGGCAATACTATTCAAGTGTGTCGGGCGCGGGGGCATCGAAAGGCGGGGACGTTTCTGGCTCATTACCATCCTCGCCTCGGTCATCAGAAGGATGGCGCATCTCCATGGCCTCCACAGCCACTGTGGGCTCTTCGGCAACTGCTGGTTCAGACGACACAGTAGCGAAGGACATGTCGGAACTGTCTTCTGTTAACTCCCGTCTTTCCGATCTCGATGACACCCAAAGTGGAGCGAAAATTCCTCTTTCAACACCCACCGCTCCAGATCCCAACGCCACACCCAAGGTAGCACCAGTGGCCGAACGAAAGAAGCAAACGAGTATTAAGGACGCTATAGACGAATTAGAGAGTATTGAACAAGCGGCACAAACCCTCTTGCTGAAACGGCAGTGTTCCAGTGATGAGGAGAGACTCACACCAGTCCCAGGTAAAGACTCGCCCGTCCACCTGTTATCCAGCTATTCCATCCTGACTGTTGATAAGGCGAGCCctcagggaaagaggaaagtgacacctagtccccctccacctccgggCTTCGCTGACCCAACTGAAGGCGACGCCATATCGGATAAGATGGAGAAAAGCCTTTCCTCTCTTGAATCTTCCTTGAAGGACGTGAACAAACAGAAATTAGACAGTCACTCGTCTTTTGTTAATGGAAACTCATCTCCCAAAGTATCACGAGCTGATAAGAGTGGTGATGTGAAGTCTGGAGtaaaacctcctcttcctcccattgcAACTCCAACTACCGTCATTCAGCAACCTAAAGGGGACGTGAAGAGGCGGTTATTGTCCAGGTCCAAGGAGGTGCAGCTTTACATTTCCCGCGAGTCCTATAACGAAGAACGAGTCTTGAGAGAGCTAGAGAAACTGCGACGCAGCTTCCAAGAAAATGATCTCAATGATTTTCTGGATGCCCTTGACAACACTGCCATCGAGGACGACATTGAGGAAGCTTTCTTGAACCAACTGCTCGAGGATCTCAGGGAGGACATAGAAGCTTTACCGGATGGGCCGCCAGACAATACCACGCAAAAGGTAGACGATGTAGTTATGACAGAGTCGTCTTCTGAGGTGAGCAGTGACGAGGCTACGCGGGAGGCTCTTGGGTCACCCTCTGCCTCGAACAAAttagaaagagtgagagaaaagattTCAGAGAGGATCAGAAAACGGAAGGAGAGCAAAAGCAGTGACAGTGGAAGTTCTGAAGCATCTGGAACACCCAAAGACGAAAAACACAGCGAATCCTCCAAAGTGGACTCAACTCAATCTGACACGCCCTTGCCAGACCATTCACATACGGCACAGGCAGACAAGAGTGACACTTCAGACACGTCTAGCCAAGTTCAAATCTCAGATGTGGCTAAAACTGAGGACACAAAGAAAGGTTTTAACATTGCCCAGTTTCTGAAAAAAGGATCACCTAAATACCTTAGAAAGAAGTACAAAGAACGCAAGAATCGTAAGTCGGACTTGATAACTACATCAGAGAGCGAAAGCGAAGACCCTGAATGCTGTAAGAAGGAACCCAACGGATCAGCGTTGAAGAGTCAGTCTAGTCTGAAGGGAAGTAACCGATCCCTCAATGGCACTCAGGACACGAAAAAAGAAGTTCGATTTGATCTTGACTCTGATGCTCGAGGTAAGGACTTGGACTCAGCAGAGAGAGCCACTGGCGTTAACATTGTTAAACAGTCAGAGCAGAAGATTGTGCCTGGTCCAATACTGGTGACATGTGAAGCTCGGCGACAAGAAACGGTCGTTCTTAAGGAGTCGGAGGAGAGTGTTAAAGAGACCTCGGCGCAACCTCCACCATCACAGCAAGTACGCTCTCCGCTACCAGCTGCTGTAGAGGACATCAACAGCCGAGCAGAGTCTATTTTACCAAAATTACCAGAAAGAGTCAAGCCcccaaggaggaaaaagatgattcCAACACCGGTGGAGGAACTCAGTAGGTCCCTACCAGACGCCAGTTCGGCCATTAAGTCCGTAAAGGTGATTGATGCCAGGACTGAATTTCTAAAGAACATGACTGCAGGAAAGGACGAATCGCCGCCACCTCTTCCTCACTACGAAGTAAATCTTAATGCCCCCACGTCTCCATCTGCTGCTGTGGTGGAAAACGAAGAGGTCCCAGAAACATCAGAAAACAAGACTGTTCGTACTACTCAGAATGAGAGTCTCCAACCACTCGAGAGAGAAGTCACTACTCTTCCTGACGCCAACATTGCCTCTGCACCGCTGCAATCACTCTCTTTCACCACAGCGTCTCAAGAGGTGGCTTCGTGCTCTTCATCACAAAAGGACGTCTTGGTGACCACTGCGACACCATCCCAACTAATAATTAGTGAAAGAAATGTGTCCTCCATTGAAGAAAGCATGGTGGCTCCCATCCCAGTGACCTCTGTAGCTCCGATATCTGTAGCGTTGCCCGAGGCCACCAAAGTAGTTTGTCCTCCGAGAAGTCTTCTTCTTCCAGTTATTCAAGAAAGTGTGCATGAGGACCAaacctccctccccacccctaGCGAGCCCACTACTGTCTCCTCCAGCAGCTATGGAGACAGCACGCCCGCCACACCTCCATTTGAAGACGATAAATTGCCCTCACTTTACGATAATGTCAACCCATTCAAAGAAATGCTAGagcaagaaaagatgatgaaagttGGTGCTTCTGCAGAGCCCATCCATCCACCAGAAAACCAGACAAAGGTGGCGACAGAGACCACAAGGCCTGGATCAGTAACCCCCACCAATGAGCTCGAGGACCTCAGTCTTCCGCAGGCAGCTCGCAAGAGCCCTGAACCCGAGAAGGTTGAGGTTGTTGATATTGATGCTTTGGCGGCGCTCACTGCAGAGATGTTCAAGTTTGccgaggaaatggagaaagaaattcCAAAGAAGAGTACCAGGCCGCCTTTTAGGGGAAAGACTCATGCTAGTAGGCGTGACGCGGACACTTACACTTCACCAATAAGTGTGGTGACGAAGGAAGTTGGTACTGAACCGGAGATGAGTCAACATCCAAtcttgaaggaaagaaggaaaagtaatacTGTCGGCATACAGACGGACAACGCAAGATCTGTACGTACATATGAAGCAGCTTCCCAGACTGATACTGAATACGAAACTGAGACAGAATCTGAGATGGAAGATAAccaacaaaagaaatatgatgctAGTAAATGGACGTTTGGCCCAGTGAGGGAGCAAACATTGCCGCTGCCGTCTTCTGCCGAGCCGCAGTTGGGTCAcctgcaccagcagcagcaacggctgATCCAAGAACTGCAGAAGAAAACTGTGATGCACCagcagaaagagaaagcaaagccTAAGATACCGCCAAGGAAATATCAGGACAAAATGCCTCTCAAAGTTGTGGCGGAGTTGAAGAACGTGCTGTCGGACCTCGAGGACTACAAGCCGACACCAAGCAGGGTAGTGGAGCAGCCTCCGCGCTGGGATTCTCAACTAACGTGGCCTCACGGTAGGTTAGATAATAATGTTACTAACACCAAATCCTTGGAGTCTAGTAAGACACCCCTAGCTAACACTGTGCCCACTCAGACAGACGCTTCGCACCTGCCTGCCGTGCCTTCTGGCTCCCCTATTGAACCCAGCAGCCAGCTTAGTAATACCTCCCTTAACCCTGTCATGCAGTCTCCAGATATTACCCATAAAACTGCCACATTTCCTAAATCTGAAACGAACGGAGGTGTAGATAGGCAGGCGTCATGTTCAGTCTCCACAGATGACCTGGCAACCGGCACTGGGGAAGCTGACTTGCCGGGTGCCAGGGCGGTGGGCGGCACCAGTGACAGACAGCAGACAAAAGTTGAGGCTCCCGGCCCACCTGCTGCCCCGGCACGTAAGCCACAAACACTGCTCCATCTCGGGAGCCAAAATAAGCAGATGAAAGGTAACGAGTACGTAGTGGGTAGGTCATCAGGCACCATAACTAAGATCAGGGCCAATGTTTACCCATCCTTCGCCCCAGTGATTAAAGTCCCCACTGGGAAGCCTCCTGTTCCGCGGTCCGCATTCAGGAGGCTATCTGCCGACGCCCAGGCTGCTGAGGAAGGCTACCAGAGCGACCCTGGGGGCAGGCGTCCCAATGGCCGCAACAGACAACCCCCGCTGAAGACAAAGCTTCCTTACCAAGTTGCTGAAGACCGTGGTTACGTCACCGATACTGAGGTTGTGTTCAAGCAGGCGGCGGAGCAGGACAAGACTCTCCGCGGCACCTGGACGCCCATCGGCCAGCTGTCGCCGCCCGAGTCGTCGCCGCGGGGCCTCGCGGAACAGGGTAAGGCCAGTGTGGAACTAACCCCTCCGGCTCCATCCGCTGCCCCACGGGGTGACCATCCTACTGAAACTGCTCCTccttatgctcctcctcctcctccaactcccccatcttcaccctcttctcctccacctgttcCGACGACTCCTCCCTCTActcccactccttcccctcAAAATTCTACTCCTCAGCCTCagtatttctctccctctaagaCTCCTTCTCCTGATCCTCTTCCAaccacttctcctcctactattcctcttccttcatcgcctcctccctcatctcttccCACCACTTCTCCTCCCTTGTCTTCTCCAACGATTCctgctccttcatctccttccaccACTTCTCCCCACACATCTCCCGCATCTCCTCCGCCCTCATCTGCCCCTGCCACTCCCcttcccttatctcctcctccacttccttctcctaccctttcttctcctcctcctgcagttctTTCATCACCATCTTGTCCTTCTGTGGATTCTCCTTcatcgtcttctcttcctcctacatgtCCTTCTCCAGCCTCTTTTACTGCGATTTCCCATGCACCACCATCTTCTCCTCTACCCTCTTCCTCTGTAGCTCTTCCACCCTCATCTCGTCCTCCTGAAATTCCTCTTGtacacttccctcctcctcttcttccatcttcttcttcttcttctccgccTCCTGTTGCTCCTCTACAATCTTCTGCAGTTTCTCTTATATCCTCTTCTCCTGtggttctttcttctccatcctcttctcctcctcctcttcttccttctccatcctcttctcttcctgcttgtcCTACTCCACCCatgtcttcccctcctccactctaTTCTTCTATTCAATCCTCTTGTCCTtcacgtcctcctccacctccgtcGTCTCCTCCTgtgactcatcctcctccatcatcatctctgtcttctgctcctcttattcctcctccatcatcctcattttctcctcctgcacgccccccttctcctccatctcctcctcctcctgcacgtcctcctccacctacctcgtttcctccttctgttcctcctcctccatcctcttcaccTTCTGCAGTTTCTTGtcatcctatttcttctctcactgCGATTCCTGTTTCTATGACTTCTCATCCTCCAGCCACTTCATTGCCTGCTCCagtttcttcatcctctcctcctcctcctcctcctcctccccctctcctccccctctaatCCAGACTTCTTCTGTGAATCCCTCTACGGTCCCTTATTCTCCACTCTCGCTTAGCGagaaccctcctcctccatctcatcttGCCACCCTTCCtacaccctcttcctcttctatgatccctcctccacctcccctccctcctccccctcacgtGCGTGCTAGTGCCGAGGTAGTGTCAAGTAGCAGTAACACTCGCACAATGTCAAACAAATCCGTACACACAAGAGATCACCGCAGCTCCCCCGTGGCTGGTGGTGGCCAGGGTGTGGGTGATGACTTGAGAACGTGCGGCCGCCTGTGGGAGCTCCATCTGCTTTACCAACAGCGGCGTTCATACGACGATAACAAAAGGAGCTCGAGCCCTTCAGGCCTTCTCTCCTGCACTGACGCCTCCCTCAGCCTGTCCGGCAGAGATAGATGTGACGTTTCGACGACCTCGCAGCCCCTCGTCCAACCCCCGCTTCCCCCACCACCTGTGTCCCCGAGGTCTCCCCCACGTGCCTGGCACCCAGCGCCAGCCCCTGCCAGTGCTGATCGTGGCATCGCCACGGCCGAGTCGCCGTACCCGTGCCAGCCGTCTGCTACCCACTCTGGCTCCTCAACGGAGAGAGAAGTATCGTACCGCAAAAGTCGCCCTCAGAGGCCACTCACCTGGGGGCCGCAGTCCACGCCACCTGTATTTTCTTCTGCTGAGCACCACGCTCCACCTGCTGCCACAACGTCCCCTCCCGGCCAGTCCAAGGCCCCTAGCAGTGGCCGCACCGTCGCCGAAAAGCAGGTTTGTCCCTCATCTAGCGGGGCAGCCCGGCCCCTGTCAGCCAGTTTCGTTGGTTCTTACGAGTCTCACCGGCTGCAGGCACAAGGCCTCGCTGAGTGGCTCTTTTTCGCTCGTCTTGACCGCGGCAGTAAAGATCTGAGCGAGCTGTCCACCACCATGGAGCTAAAGGTTGCTCCGCAAGTCAATGGCTCGAGTGAAACCAGTGAGGGCCAACGAGTGTCACATATGGTGCGGCAAGAGTCCGATGAAAACATTAGTAGAGAGGAAATTGTGCGGTCTGCTAAATATCCGTCTGCCAAGCTGAAGTCTGGGCGTTCAGCATCGCCTCCTCCCCCGCCTCCTCGCCCTCGCACACCGCTGGACGAGCGCGACCCTGAGTTAGTTTTAGGCGAGCGTCGCTACCTCTCCTACTTCCAGGAGCCGCCCTACAAACAGCAGCGAACACGCAGCACGTCCAGGGAGCCAAAGACTCCTGACCTGCAGCAGCTGGAGGCGCAGCGGCGGTACTATTGCCACTTTCTGAGTCCTCCACGGGGCTCTTCTCTCACGCGGGAGGAAGTATACAAAAGCACCGAGCCAGATGAGGTTCAGCTGGCCGCTCAGAGGCGATATATGTCTTATTTCAACCCCGGTCCCCCGAGGCCTCGCTCAGCTCGCTCCCAGGAACCTCCCGAACTTGACTCCGCTCAGATTGAAGCTGAGCGCCGATATTTGTCCTACTTTAACGCTGCTCCTCCGCGGCCACGTCGCCAGTCCTCACCTGGATCACGCTCATCTGTGGAGCCTGATCCAGTGCAGCTGGAGGCTGAGCGTCGGTATCTTTCGTATTTCAATTCTGGCCCTCCACGCTCACGCCCACTCTCACGACCCACCTCCGTGACTTCGGAGCCTGACTCAGAACAGCTTGAAGCAGAGCGTCGCTACCTGCGCTATTTTTCGTCAGGGCCGCCACGCCCCAAGCGGCGTCCAGATGATGAAACTGAAAAGTCAGTAGACAAGCCTGACTCTCAGCAGCTGGAGGCAGAAAAACGCTACATGGCATACTTCCAGGGCACACCCAAAGCCAAGCATAAGAAGGAAGTCGAaactgatgaagaaaatgaagggaagctCCGCGTTCCTCCCACTCGTGAGATGCTGGAGGCTGAGGAAAGGTTTCTAAACTACTTCAAGCCGATCCCTTGCGGGGCACCCAAACGCCTGCTGGACGAGCCGCCACCCGTCAGTGAACACGAAAAGATGAGGCAGCAGCTTCTGCGAGAGTTCTGGGAAGCGCTGGAAAATCGCATTGAccgcaaagaaaagaaaatcattaaagTGAGTCGACCCAAGCGAGAGATTCATCGCGAGGCGACGCCGCCCACACAGAGGGAGCTGGTGGTGGAAGAGTTCCTGCAACGTGTcaaggacagaaagaaagagaaggacctGCACTACGGAGACACagacgacgaagaagaggaagaccagaAAGACAAGACACCTGGTGAGGAAGACGAGCCTGCCCCCGTCATCGAAGGAGGCGgcgaggtgaagggaaagatcGTGGAAGACCTTGGCCTCTTTGTGAGCTCCGAGGGTGAGTGAGCTGCCGGTCCTCTATAAATCCCAGTCTGGGACAGGACCCGATGCCACTGTGTGTTGTAAGAACTCTGAACCCTTGCCCCTCGCACATGACCTCGGTGGGGTCAGGTCAGATGCAGTAGTGAATCTTAGACG
Above is a genomic segment from Portunus trituberculatus isolate SZX2019 chromosome 40, ASM1759143v1, whole genome shotgun sequence containing:
- the LOC123516083 gene encoding uncharacterized protein LOC123516083 isoform X12, producing the protein MRIITRRRVKVRVTVKRGDGSVTSNGWEYHRKREEEEEHRKQAERDADGRVTTPDGGRKSDGPPRPSSPPTICVSPYSPVHDGSDVGKGGVEDMDYADASRSSAYESVDGIYEDVRKKGYRVRFGEEEQTEENGNLYSTGAIPKRSSSSNLIAMEEEEKKTTGRIPKADINYGSKEDNLYEPVGETVHVTHENTTRKREGSQDGTRKIEVILSSSRDEDEEGDWEETKTTNKRERSKSRTRGKVEVKFSPWQTGESKEESLAEAFSKGGRNVRVEQNTELSFSDKEPTGREKTEPTITEDDSGECPYEIHHRSNIQVSAEDLSDGEKQGGANTAGEEEVVGKKRVSSSGWKLSGDKHEGDFSDEEEMTYTRGRPRMKKRLVVRVDGRGHPDAPPNLLKTFCRTVVTFGRESGGSVEKVHDSFTDGRSNDYDKLEDSDSSIIFLETYGVDPRLLRNDDADEYSEREADQGTCPENNTSSIHSLTEFRLELDSESRHSVGSDEGTYTDHSSQTDTSTDTLILDGPLAQADIPDPSECPSELDGNTKLDINPIETVGAPEEQFAKRETVTEKEKIQSASTGYPNDLNDFDSFLQKQSDEDRSSGTGSFFSNFEEKLEQAERQFPDLQVEHLLADEEKFEEESNSISLWVSKKTEAATPETSEGEKEQDFLLKSPQATKLETNMGQYYSSVSGAGASKGGDVSGSLPSSPRSSEGWRISMASTATVGSSATAGSDDTVAKDMSELSSVNSRLSDLDDTQSGAKIPLSTPTAPDPNATPKVAPVAERKKQTSIKDAIDELESIEQAAQTLLLKRQCSSDEERLTPVPGKDSPVHLLSSYSILTVDKASPQGKRKVTPSPPPPPGFADPTEGDAISDKMEKSLSSLESSLKDVNKQKLDSHSSFVNGNSSPKVSRADKSGDVKSGVKPPLPPIATPTTVIQQPKGDVKRRLLSRSKEVQLYISRESYNEERVLRELEKLRRSFQENDLNDFLDALDNTAIEDDIEEAFLNQLLEDLREDIEALPDGPPDNTTQKVDDVVMTESSSEVSSDEATREALGSPSASNKLERVREKISERIRKRKESKSSDSGSSEASGTPKDEKHSESSKVDSTQSDTPLPDHSHTAQADKSDTSDTSSQVQISDVAKTEDTKKGFNIAQFLKKGSPKYLRKKYKERKNRKSDLITTSESESEDPECCKKEPNGSALKSQSSLKGSNRSLNGTQDTKKEVRFDLDSDARGKDLDSAERATGVNIVKQSEQKIVPGPILVTCEARRQETVVLKESEESVKETSAQPPPSQQVRSPLPAAVEDINSRAESILPKLPERVKPPRRKKMIPTPVEELSRSLPDASSAIKSVKVIDARTEFLKNMTAGKDESPPPLPHYEVNLNAPTSPSAAVVENEEVPETSENKTVRTTQNESLQPLEREVTTLPDANIASAPLQSLSFTTASQEVASCSSSQKDVLVTTATPSQLIISERNVSSIEESMVAPIPVTSVAPISVALPEATKVVCPPRSLLLPVIQESVHEDQTSLPTPSEPTTVSSSSYGDSTPATPPFEDDKLPSLYDNVNPFKEMLEQEKMMKVGASAEPIHPPENQTKVATETTRPGSVTPTNELEDLSLPQAARKSPEPEKVEVVDIDALAALTAEMFKFAEEMEKEIPKKSTRPPFRGKTHASRRDADTYTSPISVVTKEVGTEPEMSQHPILKERRKSNTVGIQTDNARSVRTYEAASQTDTEYETETESEMEDNQQKKYDASKWTFGPVREQTLPLPSSAEPQLGHLHQQQQRLIQELQKKTVMHQQKEKAKPKIPPRKYQDKMPLKVVAELKNVLSDLEDYKPTPSRVVEQPPRWDSQLTWPHARYGGYMSEPEGYDSDIGGGTLRYATVDRRRGPQYEADPMTSSLPRECLIDLDPYDRNTSRYVHQPGRIEDYVPGYSSLAEKELKRDVAVVDVSTRSYKNPDADVKLESQSQEPPPVSVNHRFGSQMMSMTHALKESGYESDSTLVFKKREDARRLAPDPRKTSQVYRQIQRGGDIPITGLQKPNPPKPKEPLIGPLPFSYLSAAQRSPPARPESPYKYESGEVNIHYRTPVRIEQKESIPEEELARRQEEHMKKVYENERRKKYLAELEDIERRRHTDNFTPLQKSPIPLNRYDDESSLGTMRGVRTPDLKQVAKALYNFSAQNKREISFNKGDVVFIRRQIDKNWYEGEHRGSVGIFPCNYVEIVPYDSIRTLTRKPTEGQARARFNFQAQTSMEMSLSKGELVVLTRRVDENWYEGRIGNRKGIFPVSYVDTLMEPGADRPLTPSSSPMPRPALPAANLLYNGASSYSSPYSTLGRPGSQNDSRPYHQSLTVNTQQEPVPYRALYNYKPQNDDELELLENDLVMVMEKCDDGWFVGTSRRTGLFGTFPGNYVEKV